A DNA window from Aureibaculum sp. 2308TA14-22 contains the following coding sequences:
- a CDS encoding ABC transporter permease, whose amino-acid sequence MLRLLNIEFHKLKHNRASRVLTIIYFALLTSIALIAAIKFDIGPIKFHLAEQGIFNFPYIWHFNTFMASIFKFFLLLVIVSMMANEYSNKTLKQNLIDGLSKKEFILSKFYTVIVFAAISTLFVFVVSLILGLIYSDFNEMSIIFSDLEYLFAFFVKLTAFFAFGLFMGILVKRSAFAVGGILVWFFVESIFKGFLFWKFNKDKFASNDAVDSNSLSSIGVNDIMQFFPLESMSNLLKQPFTRLNAVQSVGKQIGENFAQDFSVHWQDLVISSAWIFIFIYCSYALLKKRDL is encoded by the coding sequence ATGTTACGACTTTTAAATATAGAATTTCATAAATTAAAACACAATAGAGCCAGTAGGGTACTTACTATCATCTATTTTGCATTGCTTACTTCTATTGCATTAATAGCAGCCATAAAATTTGATATTGGCCCAATAAAATTTCATTTAGCAGAACAAGGTATTTTTAACTTTCCATACATATGGCACTTTAATACCTTTATGGCCTCTATCTTTAAATTCTTTTTACTATTGGTAATTGTTTCTATGATGGCAAATGAATATAGTAACAAAACCTTAAAACAAAATTTAATAGACGGCCTCAGTAAAAAAGAATTTATACTTTCTAAATTTTATACAGTAATTGTATTCGCAGCAATTTCAACGCTTTTTGTATTTGTGGTTTCGTTAATTTTAGGATTAATATATTCTGATTTTAATGAAATGAGTATCATATTTTCTGATTTAGAATATCTTTTTGCCTTCTTTGTAAAACTTACTGCTTTTTTTGCCTTTGGTTTATTTATGGGTATTTTAGTAAAACGCTCTGCTTTTGCCGTTGGAGGTATTTTAGTATGGTTTTTTGTAGAAAGTATCTTCAAAGGATTTTTGTTCTGGAAATTTAATAAAGATAAATTCGCATCAAATGATGCTGTTGATAGTAATTCTTTATCAAGCATTGGTGTTAACGACATTATGCAATTTTTCCCGTTAGAATCTATGTCAAATTTGTTAAAACAACCTTTTACTAGACTAAATGCTGTACAAAGTGTTGGAAAACAAATTGGAGAAAACTTTGCACAAGATTTTTCAGTACACTGGCAAGACCTTGTTATTTCATCAGCTTGGATATTTATATTTATCTACTGCTCTTATGCGTTGTTAAAGAAAAGAGATTTGTAA
- a CDS encoding IS1096 element passenger TnpR family protein, with product MIYKIRLILDTEEDVVRDIAIGFNDSLEDLHNAITNAFGFDGTEMAAFYLTDDDWNQGEEIPLFDMTESEANISMQGFILRDILTEDKNKLIYVYDFFSMWTFFVELISIEEDTRQIELPSLLLSVGLVPNEAPDKEFVSEDISSGNDDDYNTLENFDDFDFDNFDELMN from the coding sequence ATGATTTACAAGATTAGATTGATATTAGATACAGAAGAAGATGTTGTTAGAGATATTGCCATAGGGTTTAACGATTCTTTAGAAGATCTGCACAATGCCATTACCAATGCTTTTGGTTTTGATGGTACAGAAATGGCTGCTTTTTACCTTACTGATGATGATTGGAATCAAGGCGAAGAAATTCCACTTTTTGACATGACCGAATCTGAAGCAAATATTTCCATGCAAGGCTTTATACTTAGGGACATTTTAACCGAAGACAAGAACAAACTGATTTATGTTTATGATTTCTTTTCTATGTGGACATTTTTTGTTGAACTGATTAGCATTGAAGAAGATACTCGTCAAATTGAATTACCTAGCTTATTACTTTCAGTAGGTTTAGTACCTAATGAAGCTCCTGATAAGGAATTTGTCAGCGAAGATATTTCTAGTGGTAATGACGATGATTATAATACCCTTGAAAATTTTGATGATTTTGACTTCGACAACTTTGATGAGTTGATGAATTAA
- a CDS encoding ABC transporter ATP-binding protein: METILSLKNLDKKFGSVHAVNNLSFDIEKGNVYGILGPNGSGKSTTLGIILNVVNKTSGDFSWFDGNVSTHDALKRVGAIIERPNFYPYMTAVQNLKLICKIKGVSYDKIDEKLKVVNLFERRDSKFKTYSLGMKQRLAIASALLNDPEILILDEPTNGLDPQGIHEIRKIIKEIASNGTTILLASHLLDEVEKVCSHVVVIRNGIKLYSGAVDGITATNGYFELNIDSGSDGLAKLLQEHPAISDVKEEDGKFIATLESELSASEINAYLFKNGITLSHLVKRMPSLEQQFLTLTNNN; this comes from the coding sequence TTGGAAACTATCTTATCCCTTAAAAATTTAGATAAAAAATTTGGTAGCGTACATGCCGTAAACAACCTCTCTTTTGATATTGAAAAAGGTAACGTTTATGGCATTTTAGGCCCGAATGGAAGTGGAAAATCAACCACCCTAGGTATTATTTTAAATGTTGTAAATAAAACCTCTGGAGATTTCTCTTGGTTTGACGGAAACGTTTCTACACATGATGCTTTAAAAAGAGTAGGTGCTATTATTGAGCGACCTAATTTTTATCCGTACATGACGGCGGTTCAAAACTTGAAGCTCATTTGCAAAATTAAAGGAGTTTCTTATGATAAAATAGATGAAAAGCTAAAAGTTGTAAACTTATTTGAGCGTAGAGATAGTAAATTCAAAACCTACTCTTTAGGGATGAAACAAAGATTAGCCATTGCCTCCGCCCTACTAAATGATCCTGAGATTCTAATTTTAGATGAACCTACAAACGGTTTAGACCCGCAGGGAATTCATGAAATCAGAAAAATTATAAAAGAAATTGCGAGTAATGGTACCACTATTTTACTGGCTTCACATTTATTAGATGAAGTTGAAAAAGTATGTTCACATGTGGTTGTAATTCGTAATGGAATAAAACTATATTCCGGTGCCGTTGATGGTATAACCGCAACAAATGGTTATTTTGAATTGAATATAGATAGCGGCTCTGACGGGCTAGCTAAATTGCTTCAAGAGCATCCAGCAATCTCTGATGTTAAAGAAGAAGATGGTAAGTTTATTGCTACTTTAGAAAGTGAATTATCCGCTTCAGAAATAAATGCATATTTGTTTAAAAATGGCATAACGCTATCACATTTAGTGAAACGTATGCCAAGTTTAGAGCAACAATTTTTAACCCTTACCAACAACAACTAA
- a CDS encoding alpha/beta hydrolase — protein sequence MRPFLLLFLLLISTLFIQAQTNEVIYLWPDVVPGEKEKKNKPTISDNTTGNVLRLTDVTNPSLKVFKPGDSKNNGIGIIVCPGGGYNILAADLEGYEIAEWLNTLGYTAFVLHYRVPNKQEGALNDIQRAIKLVRSKAKEFNLNADTIGVMGFSAGGSLCARASTRFTEDTYKKIDEIDTFSSRPDFTVLIYPAYLDKGKDKSITPELTITKDTPPFFIFSTADDVYGNSALVMTGALRDAKVPVDLHFRNEGGHGYGLRKGNVAAETWPNLLKGWLEALFKD from the coding sequence ATGAGACCTTTTTTACTTTTATTTTTATTATTAATTTCAACGCTTTTCATACAAGCACAAACTAATGAAGTTATTTATCTGTGGCCAGATGTAGTGCCAGGCGAAAAGGAGAAAAAAAATAAACCAACAATATCTGATAATACAACTGGGAATGTATTACGGTTAACAGATGTAACCAATCCTTCTTTAAAGGTTTTTAAGCCAGGAGACTCCAAAAATAATGGAATTGGAATCATTGTTTGCCCGGGAGGAGGCTATAATATTCTCGCGGCTGATTTAGAAGGATATGAAATAGCCGAGTGGCTAAATACGTTGGGTTATACCGCATTTGTATTGCATTATCGTGTTCCGAATAAACAAGAAGGAGCGTTGAATGATATTCAACGAGCTATTAAATTGGTAAGAAGTAAGGCCAAAGAATTTAATTTAAATGCTGACACTATTGGTGTAATGGGGTTCTCTGCTGGTGGTAGTTTATGTGCTAGAGCTTCAACACGATTTACAGAAGATACGTATAAGAAAATTGATGAAATTGATACTTTTTCAAGCAGACCAGATTTTACTGTATTAATTTATCCTGCCTATTTAGACAAAGGAAAAGATAAAAGCATTACACCAGAATTGACAATTACCAAAGACACACCTCCCTTTTTTATATTTTCAACGGCTGATGATGTTTATGGTAATAGTGCATTGGTAATGACTGGTGCATTAAGAGATGCAAAAGTGCCAGTTGATTTACATTTTCGAAACGAAGGTGGTCATGGTTATGGTTTACGTAAAGGAAATGTTGCAGCCGAAACTTGGCCTAATCTACTTAAAGGATGGCTGGAAGCCTTATTTAAAGATTAA
- a CDS encoding TonB-dependent receptor, with product MKIYISIFMVCCGLILNAQRTLSGKITDTNNQPLIGADIYAPELHKGTVTDMDGNYTFKNLPKGNVTIVFSYIGFNTKSETLKISEKEMVLNVVLEESPFKMDEVILSTPFNKLQSENVMKVEHKNIQQLQRSGAVSLVEGISNVAGVSQISTGIGIGKPVIRGLSGNRVLVYTQGVRLENQQFGGEHGLGLNDNGIESVEVIKGPASLLYGSDALGGVLYFIPEKYANAHTTTATVDQKYFTNTIGSNTSFTLKSSAENIKFIASMGYNSHHDYKIPDGKRVTNSRFNEFDVKSAFGFELKNFSSDNRFNLTTSSIGISEEIGAQNTNITPQNPFQRIDNYIVSSHNHIYFNDSNLDIHLGYTANNRKEFEEHHDHDEEEEHEEEEHHEDEHNEASLHMKLKTFTYDVQYHLPTLGKFEGILGVQGLTQSNTNFGEELLIPDASVNDLGVFATVSTKWDTHFLQGGIRFDIRNITTEDHLVEHHEEEEHEEEEEEHEEHEHAFEAIDKSYKSFTASLGYKTTLFKKVETRLNLATGFRAPNLAELTSNGVHHGTNRFEMGNSNLKNEQNYQIDLAFEYQNEHIEFFANGFLNVVKDYIFLTPTGITIDNVEAYTYVQDNSKLYGSEFGFHLHPHPLDWLHLESSFEMVIGKQDNGDYLPLIPANQFNNTLRAEFNSKEWLKNGYVSVKLESVFSQNNIGQFETKSDGYQLLHLGLGGDIKLNKTKFNLSFTLNNALDTEYISHLSRLKSEGISNIGRTAMLGLKFNI from the coding sequence ATGAAAATTTATATTTCTATATTTATGGTATGCTGTGGCTTAATTTTAAATGCACAACGTACCTTGTCAGGAAAAATAACTGACACCAATAACCAACCTTTAATCGGTGCCGACATTTATGCTCCTGAATTACATAAAGGTACCGTCACCGACATGGATGGCAACTACACTTTTAAAAATTTACCTAAAGGAAATGTCACCATTGTCTTTTCATATATAGGATTCAATACTAAATCGGAAACATTAAAAATTTCTGAAAAAGAAATGGTTTTGAATGTAGTTTTGGAAGAATCCCCGTTTAAAATGGACGAAGTTATACTATCCACGCCATTTAACAAATTACAAAGTGAAAATGTAATGAAAGTAGAACATAAAAACATACAACAGTTGCAGCGTTCTGGGGCGGTTTCGTTGGTTGAAGGAATTTCAAATGTTGCTGGTGTATCACAAATTTCAACGGGCATTGGCATTGGCAAACCTGTAATTAGAGGCTTGAGTGGTAATCGGGTTTTGGTATATACTCAAGGTGTTAGATTGGAGAATCAACAATTTGGCGGCGAACACGGACTTGGATTAAACGATAATGGCATTGAAAGTGTAGAAGTAATTAAAGGACCTGCTTCGCTTTTATATGGATCTGATGCGTTGGGAGGTGTGCTTTATTTTATTCCTGAAAAATATGCTAATGCACATACTACTACAGCAACAGTTGATCAAAAATATTTTACCAATACTATAGGTAGCAACACCTCTTTTACATTAAAATCATCTGCAGAAAATATAAAATTTATAGCATCTATGGGCTATAATTCGCATCATGATTATAAAATTCCTGATGGAAAACGTGTTACCAACTCTCGCTTTAACGAGTTTGATGTAAAGTCCGCATTCGGCTTTGAGCTAAAAAATTTCAGCTCTGATAATCGTTTTAACCTGACTACATCGAGTATTGGAATATCGGAAGAAATTGGTGCTCAAAATACTAATATTACACCACAAAATCCTTTTCAGCGGATAGATAATTATATTGTGAGTTCACATAATCATATTTACTTTAATGATTCTAATTTAGATATCCATTTGGGTTATACCGCAAATAACAGAAAGGAATTTGAAGAGCATCACGACCATGATGAGGAGGAAGAACATGAAGAAGAAGAGCATCACGAAGACGAGCACAATGAGGCTTCATTACACATGAAATTGAAGACGTTTACTTATGATGTACAATACCACTTACCTACCCTTGGAAAATTTGAAGGCATTTTAGGTGTACAAGGTTTAACTCAAAGTAATACCAATTTTGGCGAAGAGTTATTAATACCTGATGCCAGTGTTAACGATTTGGGTGTATTTGCAACGGTAAGCACAAAATGGGATACTCATTTTTTACAAGGCGGTATTCGTTTTGACATACGTAATATAACAACTGAAGATCATTTGGTTGAACATCATGAAGAGGAAGAACATGAAGAAGAGGAGGAAGAGCATGAAGAACACGAACATGCCTTTGAAGCTATTGATAAATCTTACAAAAGTTTTACCGCTTCATTGGGTTACAAAACTACGTTGTTTAAAAAAGTAGAAACTCGATTAAACCTAGCCACAGGCTTCCGAGCCCCAAATTTGGCAGAGCTTACCTCTAATGGAGTTCATCATGGTACCAATAGATTTGAAATGGGAAATTCCAATTTAAAAAATGAACAAAACTATCAAATAGATTTAGCTTTTGAATATCAAAATGAGCATATAGAATTTTTTGCTAACGGATTTTTAAATGTGGTTAAGGATTATATCTTTTTAACACCAACAGGAATCACTATTGATAATGTTGAAGCTTACACATATGTACAAGACAACTCTAAACTATATGGTAGTGAATTTGGGTTCCATTTACATCCACACCCACTAGATTGGCTACATTTAGAGAGCAGTTTTGAAATGGTTATTGGCAAACAAGACAATGGCGATTATTTACCGTTAATTCCCGCAAATCAGTTTAACAATACTTTACGTGCAGAGTTTAATAGTAAAGAATGGTTGAAAAATGGATATGTATCTGTAAAACTGGAAAGTGTGTTTAGTCAAAACAATATTGGCCAGTTTGAAACTAAATCTGATGGTTATCAATTACTACACTTAGGCTTGGGTGGAGACATTAAACTCAACAAGACAAAATTTAATCTCAGCTTTACCCTTAATAATGCTTTAGATACGGAGTATATTTCGCATTTATCACGTTTAAAAAGTGAGGGTATATCTAATATTGGCAGAACGGCAATGTTGGGGCTAAAGTTTAATATATAA
- a CDS encoding hotdog fold thioesterase has protein sequence MIMDKAALLEKLNDRTKNTLMETLNIIYTDIGEDYLVATMPVNAKVHQPAGLLHGGASVALAESVGSTAAHFSINTEKQEIRGLEIAANHIRGIREGLVTAIARPIHKGRTTQLWEIKIVDEQEKLISVCKLTVIVLTRNK, from the coding sequence ATAATTATGGATAAAGCTGCTTTATTGGAAAAATTAAATGATCGGACAAAAAACACGTTGATGGAAACGTTGAACATTATTTACACCGATATTGGAGAAGATTATTTGGTAGCAACAATGCCAGTTAATGCCAAAGTACACCAGCCAGCTGGGTTATTGCACGGTGGGGCTTCAGTGGCTTTGGCGGAAAGCGTGGGCAGTACTGCGGCTCATTTTTCTATTAATACGGAGAAACAAGAAATTCGCGGATTAGAAATAGCTGCAAATCATATTCGCGGAATACGGGAAGGTCTAGTAACAGCCATTGCAAGACCAATACATAAAGGTAGAACCACCCAATTGTGGGAAATTAAAATAGTTGACGAACAGGAAAAGTTGATTTCTGTATGTAAACTTACCGTTATTGTCTTGACCAGAAATAAGTAA
- a CDS encoding isochorismate synthase, giving the protein MDVNSTLAIILKKAEDALKSELPFVVYRHPKSDFIKAIFQKTDTLFYAKDYQESGFVFAPFDNREPSILFPFSESARFNAEIIKSFIEDKRNETILESSSEDSKAKHIDLVKEGIKFLEKNNFKKVVLSRKETIMPKKFDVIEGFKKLLLNYKHAFVYCWFHPKVGLWLGATPETLLNVTNNTFSTMALAGTQIYGADSKVVWKPKEVEEQQLVTDFILHQLAIDVEVSIPYTVKAGSLLHLRTDISGKLTKNFTLNKIINLLHPTPAVCGVPKQEAKDFILQNEKYSRQFYTGFLGELNLNKTSNLYVNLRCMQLLNDQIEIYVGGGITKDSNPESEWKETVAKSKVMMYILH; this is encoded by the coding sequence ATGGATGTAAATAGTACTTTGGCAATTATTTTAAAAAAAGCTGAAGATGCTTTAAAGAGTGAATTGCCATTTGTAGTGTATAGACACCCTAAAAGTGATTTCATCAAGGCAATTTTTCAAAAAACGGATACACTTTTTTACGCCAAAGACTATCAGGAATCAGGATTTGTATTTGCTCCTTTTGACAATAGAGAACCTTCAATTTTATTTCCGTTTTCAGAATCAGCACGGTTTAATGCTGAAATCATTAAAAGTTTCATTGAAGATAAAAGGAATGAGACTATACTAGAATCAAGTTCAGAAGATTCCAAGGCTAAACATATAGATTTAGTTAAAGAAGGGATCAAATTCTTAGAAAAGAATAATTTTAAAAAGGTTGTCCTTTCTAGGAAGGAAACGATAATGCCAAAAAAGTTCGATGTTATTGAGGGCTTCAAAAAATTACTTCTAAATTATAAACATGCCTTTGTGTATTGTTGGTTTCACCCTAAGGTAGGCCTGTGGCTAGGTGCCACTCCAGAAACTTTATTAAACGTAACTAACAATACCTTTTCTACAATGGCATTGGCGGGTACACAGATTTATGGTGCTGATAGTAAAGTGGTTTGGAAGCCAAAAGAAGTGGAAGAACAACAGCTGGTAACAGATTTCATTTTACACCAGTTAGCTATTGACGTTGAGGTTTCTATACCTTATACCGTAAAAGCAGGAAGTTTACTACATCTGCGTACAGATATTTCTGGAAAATTAACTAAAAACTTTACACTAAACAAAATTATCAATTTATTGCACCCCACTCCCGCGGTTTGCGGAGTGCCTAAGCAGGAGGCTAAAGATTTTATTCTACAAAACGAAAAGTATAGTCGACAGTTTTATACAGGATTTTTAGGAGAGTTGAACCTAAACAAAACTTCAAACTTGTATGTAAACTTAAGATGCATGCAGCTATTAAATGACCAAATTGAAATTTATGTTGGCGGAGGTATCACTAAAGATAGCAATCCTGAAAGTGAATGGAAGGAAACTGTTGCTAAAAGTAAAGTGATGATGTATATTCTTCATTAA
- a CDS encoding alpha/beta fold hydrolase has protein sequence MMPKRIRKIFKIIGIILTILFLGLLIAAHVFFSPKSDKNVLEELTATNLQSKIIHNDYKGFNYRVVAMQQEIDTILPTLVFVHGSPGSLLDYKRYLKDSLLNTKANILSYDRIGYGIENTGNVQGSIDFEIGVLHDAIKNIPTEKVVLVGYSYGGPIILASQKKYKYKVSLASAVDADLEPIFWGLKIYDWKLTRWLLPKKVQAAAKEKYSHLTDLSNYEDLWNDSPSPIINIHGDKDWIVPYQNSIFLQNKIDVEKFKKVTIKDGGHELIWSDFELIKNEILNTIK, from the coding sequence ATGATGCCGAAAAGAATCCGAAAGATTTTTAAAATTATTGGTATCATCTTAACAATTCTTTTTTTAGGGTTACTAATTGCAGCTCATGTTTTTTTTAGTCCCAAATCCGATAAAAATGTTTTAGAAGAATTAACTGCTACTAATTTACAATCAAAAATAATTCACAATGATTATAAAGGTTTTAATTATCGTGTTGTGGCAATGCAACAAGAAATTGATACCATTCTACCAACTTTAGTTTTTGTGCATGGTTCTCCAGGGAGTTTATTGGATTATAAAAGGTATTTAAAAGACAGTTTGTTAAATACTAAAGCGAATATATTGAGTTATGATAGAATAGGGTATGGAATAGAAAACACAGGTAATGTGCAAGGGTCAATTGATTTTGAAATAGGTGTTTTACATGATGCTATTAAAAATATTCCCACAGAAAAAGTTGTGCTGGTAGGTTATTCATATGGAGGGCCGATTATTTTAGCATCACAAAAAAAGTACAAGTATAAAGTGTCTTTAGCTAGTGCAGTAGATGCAGATTTAGAACCAATATTTTGGGGACTGAAAATTTATGATTGGAAGTTGACAAGATGGTTGTTGCCTAAAAAAGTTCAAGCAGCAGCAAAAGAGAAATATTCACATTTGACTGATTTGTCTAATTATGAAGATTTGTGGAATGATAGCCCATCACCAATAATAAATATCCATGGAGATAAAGACTGGATAGTGCCTTATCAAAATTCTATATTTTTACAAAATAAAATAGACGTTGAAAAATTTAAAAAGGTAACCATAAAAGATGGTGGACACGAATTAATTTGGTCAGATTTTGAATTGATTAAAAACGAAATTTTAAATACAATCAAGTAG
- a CDS encoding fasciclin domain-containing protein, whose product MKKLIGKAALKTVMLLTLIIAFGSCTDDLGTIEAPLNEGVFEESPIISFDEIEKMTEETIAGELTDAKINGDTPSLNKSENTNEKSSSVTVERRRYDFKGEVTDGADKGAMIEGELKLNFTLYHSLFAIFRGNLVLADGSIAPARGAWISDGYVYLIVKTADGYVRGYGMADEDGNLKGRFRLISSNGRSVGDWTANLTSVTTPGQTIVDIVVNDDRFTTLVKVLSDADLVDALNGDGPFTVFAPTNDAFAALESVPQGEILKQILLYHVTSGKKRSQKLLKEEMVTSLQGEDIKITLNSDNEIVINDMVKVIQSNIRAKNGMIHVIESVLIPPSYLNLPSIVDIATSDDNFSLLVGALTSAGLVETLQGDGPFTVFAPTNDAFLALDAIPEGDALKEVLLYHVVSGRYLGADLLKKETVMTAQGEEVTIEWMEDKVVLNGMVTVTTADILASNGVVHVIDNVLIPPSMQLKSIVEIAVGNPDFSTLVGALSAADLVETLQGDGPFTVFAPTNDAFAALDAIPEGDALKEVLLYHVASGKLTADDLFERTTVTTVQGEEVTIEFDDDTVVLNGMVKVTVADIMASNGVIHVIDGVLIPPSMQLPSIVDIATGSPDFSTLVGALSAAGLVETLQGDGPFTVFAPTNHAFDALDAIPEGEALKEVLLYHVAAGKYTGAELLEKQTVTTVQGEEVTIEWIHDNVVLNGNVTVTTADVMASNGIVHVIDGVLIPPSMQPKSIVEIAVGDPNFSTLVDALKAADLVETLQGDGPFTVFAPTNEAFAALDAIPEGDALKEVLLYHVIAGKYTGAELVEKHTVKTQQGGDITVQMKDGKVILNDAVTVTVANIEATNGIIHVINHVLIPPTH is encoded by the coding sequence ATGAAAAAACTAATCGGAAAAGCAGCATTAAAAACTGTTATGTTGCTAACATTAATTATTGCATTCGGTTCTTGTACCGACGACCTAGGGACAATTGAAGCTCCACTTAATGAGGGTGTATTTGAAGAGTCTCCAATCATCAGCTTTGATGAAATAGAAAAAATGACTGAAGAAACCATTGCTGGCGAATTAACTGATGCCAAAATTAATGGTGATACTCCGTCTTTGAACAAATCAGAAAACACCAACGAGAAATCTAGTAGCGTTACAGTAGAAAGAAGACGCTACGACTTTAAAGGTGAAGTAACTGACGGTGCCGATAAAGGTGCTATGATTGAAGGTGAATTAAAACTAAATTTTACCTTATATCATTCATTATTTGCCATTTTTAGAGGAAATCTTGTCCTTGCTGACGGAAGTATAGCTCCCGCAAGAGGTGCATGGATCAGTGATGGATATGTTTATCTTATCGTAAAAACGGCTGATGGTTATGTAAGAGGCTATGGTATGGCTGATGAAGATGGTAATTTAAAAGGACGCTTTAGACTAATATCAAGCAACGGAAGAAGCGTTGGAGATTGGACTGCTAATTTAACAAGCGTTACAACTCCGGGTCAAACTATTGTAGATATTGTAGTTAATGACGATAGATTTACCACTTTAGTTAAAGTACTGAGTGATGCTGATTTAGTTGATGCATTGAATGGTGACGGACCTTTTACGGTTTTTGCACCTACAAATGATGCGTTTGCGGCTTTAGAATCTGTTCCTCAAGGTGAAATTTTAAAGCAAATTTTATTGTACCATGTAACTAGTGGTAAAAAAAGATCTCAAAAACTCTTGAAAGAAGAAATGGTAACATCGCTTCAAGGAGAAGATATTAAAATTACTTTAAATTCTGATAACGAAATAGTTATCAATGATATGGTAAAAGTAATCCAATCAAATATTAGAGCAAAAAATGGAATGATACATGTAATTGAGAGTGTATTGATTCCGCCAAGTTATTTAAACTTGCCATCTATAGTTGATATTGCAACAAGCGACGATAATTTTTCTCTGTTAGTTGGTGCTTTAACATCAGCAGGTTTGGTTGAAACGTTGCAAGGTGATGGGCCTTTCACAGTATTTGCACCTACAAATGATGCTTTCTTAGCTCTAGATGCAATTCCTGAAGGAGATGCCTTAAAAGAAGTATTACTATACCATGTAGTATCTGGTAGATATTTAGGAGCTGACTTGTTAAAGAAAGAAACTGTAATGACAGCTCAAGGTGAAGAAGTGACCATTGAGTGGATGGAAGATAAGGTAGTATTAAACGGAATGGTTACAGTTACAACTGCTGATATATTAGCTTCAAATGGTGTTGTGCACGTAATTGACAATGTGTTAATTCCGCCAAGTATGCAATTAAAATCTATTGTAGAAATAGCTGTTGGAAATCCTGATTTTTCAACTTTAGTTGGAGCATTAAGTGCTGCTGATTTAGTTGAAACATTACAAGGCGACGGACCATTTACAGTATTTGCACCTACAAATGACGCATTTGCTGCTTTAGATGCAATTCCTGAAGGAGATGCGTTGAAAGAAGTATTATTGTACCATGTTGCTTCTGGAAAATTGACTGCTGATGATTTATTCGAAAGAACAACAGTAACAACGGTTCAAGGAGAAGAAGTAACTATTGAGTTTGATGATGATACTGTAGTGTTAAATGGAATGGTAAAGGTTACTGTAGCTGATATTATGGCATCTAATGGTGTAATTCATGTAATAGATGGTGTGTTAATTCCGCCAAGCATGCAGTTGCCTTCTATAGTTGATATTGCAACTGGAAGTCCTGATTTCTCAACTTTAGTTGGAGCATTATCTGCCGCTGGTTTAGTTGAAACGTTACAAGGTGATGGACCATTTACAGTGTTTGCACCTACAAACCATGCGTTTGACGCTTTAGATGCTATACCTGAAGGCGAAGCTCTTAAAGAAGTGTTATTGTACCATGTTGCTGCAGGAAAATACACAGGTGCTGAGTTGTTAGAAAAACAAACGGTTACTACTGTGCAAGGTGAAGAAGTTACCATCGAATGGATTCATGATAATGTTGTACTTAATGGAAATGTCACAGTTACAACAGCAGATGTTATGGCTTCAAATGGTATAGTACATGTAATTGACGGTGTATTAATTCCGCCAAGCATGCAACCAAAATCAATTGTAGAAATAGCAGTAGGAGATCCTAATTTCTCAACTTTAGTTGATGCATTAAAAGCGGCTGATTTGGTAGAGACCTTACAAGGTGATGGGCCATTTACTGTATTTGCTCCAACAAACGAAGCTTTTGCAGCATTAGATGCAATTCCTGAAGGGGATGCGTTAAAAGAAGTATTGTTGTACCATGTTATTGCTGGCAAATATACAGGAGCTGAATTAGTTGAAAAGCACACGGTAAAAACCCAACAGGGTGGAGATATTACGGTACAAATGAAAGATGGTAAAGTAATTTTAAATGACGCGGTTACGGTTACCGTTGCCAATATAGAAGCTACAAATGGAATTATCCATGTAATTAATCATGTATTAATTCCGCCAACGCATTAG